The proteins below come from a single Aegilops tauschii subsp. strangulata cultivar AL8/78 chromosome 6, Aet v6.0, whole genome shotgun sequence genomic window:
- the LOC109783087 gene encoding putrescine hydroxycinnamoyltransferase 1, which produces MAGEEEAQVMESCFVTPAADTPTRAIRLSPFDLMLANRGYTPLVHFYRRPETAGDDFFDVTRLKTALGKALVPFYPLAGRLRAGADGRLEIDCNGKGMLFLVAHSRLTVDDFSDFKPSSKQRRLFVPHANHSDSLLWTTQVTFLKCGGVVLGSAIHHAAMDGSVVFHFFRTWSAFSRDGDRAMVNLPCHDRTRLSARDPPVVHPDGLAVFSPKINLPPQPGPVVNEVVGFTLAKDQLSTLKHISGGDGVSTFSAVSAHLWQCMCLARNLPPDATTQLMFSANVRRIMRPPLPDGYFGNAIINLSVGDKAHAIASRELSYIARRIRDTHRRVNDELVHSAIDYLELAKRDDERPATGNLPVTDIRVVSWLGMPSYDADFSWGRPLAMFRAEPNRGGFVHLIDSAQGDGSVRIIMSIEAAILSEFKRLLYAKFNMLYSKF; this is translated from the exons atggccggcgaggaggaggcgcaGGTGATGGAGTCCTGCTTCGTGACGCCGGCGGCGGACACGCCGACCAGAGCGATCCGGCTGTCGCCGTTCGACCTCATGCTAGCCAACAGAGGCTACACCCCACTAGTCCACTTCTACCGCCGACCAGAAACCGCCGGCGACGACTTCTTCGACGTGACAAGGTTGAAGACGGCGTTGGGCAAGGCCCTTGTGCCCTTCTACCCCCTGGCTGGCCGCTTGAGGGCTGGCGCTGATGGCAGGTTGGAGATCGACTGCAACGGCAAGGGCATGCTCTTCCTCGTGGCTCACTCTCGTCTCACCGTCGATGACTTTAGCGACTTCAAGCCATCATCGAAGCAGAGGAGGCTGTTTGTTCCCCACGCCAACCACTCGGACAGCCTCTTGTGGACTACCCAG GTGACATTCTTGAAGTGTGGTGGGGTGGTCTTAGGGTCGGCAATCCATCATGCTGCTATGGACGGATCTGTTGTATTCCACTTCTTCAGGACATGGTCAGCTTTCTCCAGAGACGGCGACCGGGCTATGGTGAACCTCCCCTGCCATGACCGCACTCGCTTGTCTGCGCGCGATCCACCCGTTGTTCATCCCGACGGACTTGCCGTTTTTAGCCCAAAGATAAACCTACCCCCGCAGCCAGGTCCAGTCGTCAACGAGGTTGTGGGCTTCACCCTTGCCAAGGACCAACTTTCCACTCTCAAGCACATATCTGGTGGCGATGGCGTGAGCACCTTCAGCGCCGTGAGCGCCCACCTATGGCAATGCATGTGTTTAGCCCGGAACCTACCCCCGGATGCTACGACACAGCTTATGTTCTCGGCCAACGTCCGCCGCATCATGAGGCCACCACTCCCAGACGGCTACTTCGGCAACGCGATAATAAACCTAAGTGTCGGCGACAAAGCGCATGCCATCGCCTCACGCGAGCTGAGCTACATCGCGCGGCGAATTAGAGACACCCACAGACGGGTGAACGACGAGCTAGTGCATTCGGCAATCGACTACCTGGAGCTAGCAAAGAGGGACGATGAGCGCCCGGCTACAGGCAATTTGCCGGTGACTGATATTAGAGTTGTCAGCTGGCTTGGCATGCCGTCGTACGATGCGGATTTCAGCTGGGGGAGGCCATTGGCTATGTTCCGTGCTGAACCAAACCGCGGAGGTTTTGTTCACCTGATTGACAGCGCACAGGGTGATGGCAGTGTGCGCATCATCATGTCTATAGAGGCTGCAATTCTCAGCGAGTTCAAGCGTTTGTTGTATGCCAAATTCAACATGTTGTATTCTAAGTTTTAA